A section of the Oryza sativa Japonica Group chromosome 1, ASM3414082v1 genome encodes:
- the LOC4324158 gene encoding heat stress transcription factor C-1b, with protein MMGGECKVHQLQAAGDGGPGAVAPFVAKTFHMVSDPSTNAVVRWGGAGNTFLVLDPAAFSDFLLPSYFKHRNFASFVRQLNTYGFRKVDPDRWEFAHESFLRGQAQLLPRIVRKKKKGGAAPGCRELCEEGEEVRGTIEAVQRLREEQRGMEEELQAMDQRLRAAESRPGQMMAFLAKLADEPGVVLRAMLAKKEELAAAGNNGSDPCKRRRIGADTGRGGVATGGDAAEMAQSRGTVPFPFSVLGQVFY; from the exons ATGATGGGCGGCGAGTGCAAGGTCCACCAGCTccaggccgccggcgacgggggCCCAGGCGCCGTCGCGCCGTTCGTGGCGAAGACGTTCCACATGGTGAGCGACCCGTCGACGAACGCCGTCGTGCGCTGGGGAGGCGCCGGCAACACGTTCCTCGTGCTCGaccccgccgccttctccgacttcctcctcccctcctacTTCAAGCACCGCAACTTCGCCAGCTTCGTCCGGCAGCTCAACACCTAC GGATTCCGCAAGGTGGATCCGGACAGGTGGGAGTTCGCGCACGAGTCGTTCCTGCGGGGGCAGGCGCAGCTGCTGCCGCGGATCGTgcgcaagaagaagaagggcggggcggcgccggggTGCAGGGAGCTGtgcgaggaaggggaggaggtgcggggCACCATCGAGGCGGTGCAGCGGCTGCGGGAGGAGCAGAGGGGCATGGAGGAGGAGCTCCAGGCCATGGACCAGAGGCTGCGCGCCGCCGAGAGCCGCCCGGGCCAGATGATGGCGTTCCTCGCCAAGCTCGCCGACGAACCGGGCGTCGTGCTGCGCGCCATGCTCGCCAAGAAGGAGGAGCTGGCCGCGGCCGGCAACAACGGGTCCGATCCCTGCAAGAGGCGGCGGATCGGGGCCGACacggggcgcggcggcgtggcgaccggcggcgacgcggccgagATGGCGCAGAGCAGAGGCACCGTGCCGTTCCCGTTCTCTGTTCTTGGCCAAGTGTTCTACTAG
- the LOC4324159 gene encoding bURP domain-containing protein 3 precursor — translation MDRLLACLLGFLLIASVGSHAARTPEQYWKSALPNSPIPSSLSQLLSTAGGGTSVNVGGGGVHVDAGHGKPGGTTVDVGKGGVGVNVKPGYGKPGGTTVGVGKGGVGVNVKPGYGKPGGTSVGVGKGGVGVNVQPGYGKPGGTTVGVGKGGVGVNVQPGYGKPGGTTVGVGKGGVGVNVKPRGKPVHVNVAPFIYNYAATETQLHDDPNVALFFLEKDLHPGKTMAVHFTATTAGEKFLPRSEADAMPFSSEKVPEILSRFSVKPGSVEAAEMAQTLRDCEAPPAQGERKACATSLESMVDFATSSLGTSHVRAASTVVGKEGSPEQEYTVTAVKRAAAGGDQDQLVACHAEPYAYAVFACHLTRATRAYAVSMAGRDGTGVEAVAVCHADTAGWNPKHVAFQVLKVKPGTVPVCHFLPQDHVVWTRSG, via the exons ATGGATAGGCTCCTCGCCTGCCTCCTTGGCTTCCTGTTG ATCGCTTCAGTAGGAAGCCATGCCGCTCGGACTCCGGAGCAATACTGGAAATCAGCTCTTCCCAACTCTCCCATCCCGAGCTCGCTCTCTCAGCTTCTCAGCACTGCAG GCGGAGGCACGTCGGTGAACGTCGGCGGGGGCGGCGTCCATGTCGACGCGGGGCACGGCAAGCCCGGCGGCACAACCGTTGATGTAGGCAAGGGTGGCGTCGGCGTGAACGTGAAGCCTGGTTACGGCAAGCCCGGCGGCACCACGGTCGGCGTCGGGAAGGGCGGCGTGGGAGTCAACGTCAAGCCTGGCTATGGCAAGCCCGGAGGCACCAGCGTCGGCGTCGGGAAAGGAGGCGTGGGCGTGAACGTGCAGCCTGGGTACGGCAAGCCCGGCGGCACCACCGTCGGCGTCGGtaagggcggcgtcggcgtgaaCGTGCAGCCAGGCTACGGCAAGCCCGGGGGCACCACCGTCGGCGTCGGgaagggcggcgtcggcgtcaacGTGAAGCCCCGGGGCAAGCCTGTCCACGTCAACGTCGCACCTTTCATCTACAACTACGCCGCAACGGAGACGCAGCTGCACGACGACCCCAACGTGGCGCTCTTCTTCTTGGAGAAGGACCTCCACCCCGGGAAGACGATGGCCGTACATTTcacggccaccaccgccggagAGAAGTTCCTCCCCAGGAGCGAGGCCGACGCCATGCCGTTCTCCTCCGAGAAGGTCCCGGAGATCCTCAGCCGCTTCTCCGTGAAGCCGGGCTCCGTcgaggcggcggagatggcgcaGACGCTGCGCGACTGCgaggcgccgccggcgcagggCGAGAGGAAGGCGTGCGCCACGTCGCTCGAGTCCATGGTCGACTTCGCCACGTCGAGCCTCGGGACCAGCCACGTGAGGGCCGCGTCGACCGTGGTCGGGAAGGAAGGGTCGCCGGAGCAGGAGTACACCGTGACGGCGGTgaagcgcgcggcggccggcggcgaccaggaCCAGCTCGTCGCCTGCCACGCGGAGCCGTACGCGTACGCCGTGTTCGCGTGCCACCTGACGCGGGCGACGCGGGCGTACGCGGTGTCGATGGCCGGCAGGGACGGCACGGGCGTGGAGGCCGTCGCGGTGTGCCACGCCGACACGGCCGGGTGGAACCCGAAGCACGTCGCGTTCCAGGTGCTCAAGGTGAAGCCAGGCACGGTGCCGGTCTGCCACTTCCTGCCGCAGGACCACGTCGTCTGGACACGCAGCGGCTAG
- the LOC4324160 gene encoding NADPH-dependent diflavin oxidoreductase 1 isoform X2: MLCLGSEIQAIRSTILLQKSSIKGFYTLVQNQSYRYEGALDPWLLSLWESLNQTTPSLLPRMYDIINPDLSVLGDAKVEVIYHSSDEAQQDSNLLDFKNLIQRARSMSPSLQFYNNDKEPHYMLQMVSNRCLTKENSDRDVRHFELENPSSGITYQVGDALEILPSQSPSAVDSFIERCKLDPDCYITVRAKDRVKISKGSLLKDRIKLKTFVALTMDVASASPRRYFFEVMSFFATAEHEKEKLQYFASPEGRDDLYQYNQKEGRTILEVLDDFPSVQMPFEWLVQLTPPLKKRAFSISSSPLAKPNQIHLTVSIVSWRTPFKRMRRGLCSSWLAGLNPNEENLIPCWVHHGSLPPPHPSTPLILIGPGTGCAPFCAFVAERAAQSTSEATAPILFFFGCRNQENDFLYKDFWYAHAHDQGVLSSKNGGGFFVAFSRDQPQKVYVQHRIREQSARVWNLLKSGAAIYIAGSSTKMPADVTAALEEVICQETGCSEEEASIWLRKLERNGKFHTETWS; this comes from the exons ATGCTGTGTTTGGGCTCGGAGATTCAGGCTATCAGAAGTACAAT TTTGCTGCAAAAAAGCTCGATAAAAGGCTTTTACACCTTGGTGCAGAACCAATCATACAG ATATGAAGGAGCTCTAGATCCCTGGTTGCTGTCTTTGTGGGAATCACTGAATCAAACAACTCCATCGCTGTTACCAAGAATGTATGATATCATTAATCCAGATTTGAGTGTCTTAGGAGATGCAAAAGTCGAAGTCATCTATCACTCTTCTGACGAGGCTCAACAAGATTCTAACCTTTTGG ATTTCAAGAATTTAATTCAGAGAGCGCGCTCAATGTCCCCTTCTCTACAGTTCTATAATAATGACAAAGAACCACATTACATGTTACAGATG GTATCAAATCGGTGTTTGACTAAGGAAAATTCTGACAGAGACGTGCGCCACTTTGAACTGGAAAATCCATCTTCT gGCATCACTTATCAAGTTGGCGACGCGCTAGAAATTCTACCAAGTCAGAGTCCATCAGCTGTTGACTCTTTCATTGAACGCTGTAAATTGGATCCAGATTGTTACATAACG GTTCGAGCCAAGGACAGGGTTAAAATTTCCAAAGGTTCACTTTTGAAAGATCGTATCAAGTTAAAAACCTTTGTTGCTTTGACAATGGATGTCGCATCAGCTTCCCCTCGGCGATATTTCTTTGAG GTCATGAGCTTTTTTGCAACGGCTGAACATGAAAAGGAAAAGCTTCAGTATTTTGCATCTCCGGAAGGAAGAGATGACCTTTATCAGTACAATCAAAAGGAGGGCCGAACTATTCTAGAA GTATTGGATGATTTTCCCTCTGTACAAATGCCTTTTGAATGGTTGGTGCAACTAACGCCTCCATTAAAGAAAAGAGCCTTTTCCATATCATCATCTCCATTAGCAAAACCAAATCAAATACACTTGACTGTTAGCATAGTGTCATGGCGTACTCCTTTCAAAAGGATGCGGCGGGGTCTCTGCTCTTCATGGCTGGCTGGGCTAAATCCAAATGAAG AAAATCTTATACCATGTTGGGTACACCACGGTTCTTTGCCTCCTCCACATCCATCGACTCCACTTATTCTTATTGGACCAGGAACTGGATGTGCACCATTCTGTGCATTTGTTGCGGAAAGGGCTGCACAGAGTACATCAGAAGCAACAGCACCCATTCTATTCTTCTTTGGCTGTAGAAATCAAGAAAATGATTTTCTATACAAGGACTTCTGGTATGCTCATGCCCATGACCAGGGGGTATTGTCCTCGAAAAATGGCGGTGGTTTCTTTGTTGCCTTTTCTAGAGATCAGCCTCAAAAAGTCTATGTGCAGCACAGGATAAGGGAGCAGAGTGCAAGAGTGTGGAATTTACTAAAGTCTGGGGCTGCAATATACATTGCAGGCTCGTCTACCAAAATGCCAGCTGATGTTACAGCTGCACTGGAAGAAGTTATCTGTCAAGAAACCGGTTGTTCAGAAGAGGAAGCCTCGATATGGCTCAGGAAACTAGAAAGGAACGGCAAATTTCACACTGAGACCTGGTCATAG
- the LOC4324160 gene encoding NADPH-dependent diflavin oxidoreductase 1 isoform X3, giving the protein MYDIINPDLSVLGDAKVEVIYHSSDEAQQDSNLLDFKNLIQRARSMSPSLQFYNNDKEPHYMLQMVSNRCLTKENSDRDVRHFELENPSSGITYQVGDALEILPSQSPSAVDSFIERCKLDPDCYITVRAKDRVKISKGSLLKDRIKLKTFVALTMDVASASPRRYFFEVMSFFATAEHEKEKLQYFASPEGRDDLYQYNQKEGRTILEVLDDFPSVQMPFEWLVQLTPPLKKRAFSISSSPLAKPNQIHLTVSIVSWRTPFKRMRRGLCSSWLAGLNPNEENLIPCWVHHGSLPPPHPSTPLILIGPGTGCAPFCAFVAERAAQSTSEATAPILFFFGCRNQENDFLYKDFWYAHAHDQGVLSSKNGGGFFVAFSRDQPQKVYVQHRIREQSARVWNLLKSGAAIYIAGSSTKMPADVTAALEEVICQETGCSEEEASIWLRKLERNGKFHTETWS; this is encoded by the exons ATGTATGATATCATTAATCCAGATTTGAGTGTCTTAGGAGATGCAAAAGTCGAAGTCATCTATCACTCTTCTGACGAGGCTCAACAAGATTCTAACCTTTTGG ATTTCAAGAATTTAATTCAGAGAGCGCGCTCAATGTCCCCTTCTCTACAGTTCTATAATAATGACAAAGAACCACATTACATGTTACAGATG GTATCAAATCGGTGTTTGACTAAGGAAAATTCTGACAGAGACGTGCGCCACTTTGAACTGGAAAATCCATCTTCT gGCATCACTTATCAAGTTGGCGACGCGCTAGAAATTCTACCAAGTCAGAGTCCATCAGCTGTTGACTCTTTCATTGAACGCTGTAAATTGGATCCAGATTGTTACATAACG GTTCGAGCCAAGGACAGGGTTAAAATTTCCAAAGGTTCACTTTTGAAAGATCGTATCAAGTTAAAAACCTTTGTTGCTTTGACAATGGATGTCGCATCAGCTTCCCCTCGGCGATATTTCTTTGAG GTCATGAGCTTTTTTGCAACGGCTGAACATGAAAAGGAAAAGCTTCAGTATTTTGCATCTCCGGAAGGAAGAGATGACCTTTATCAGTACAATCAAAAGGAGGGCCGAACTATTCTAGAA GTATTGGATGATTTTCCCTCTGTACAAATGCCTTTTGAATGGTTGGTGCAACTAACGCCTCCATTAAAGAAAAGAGCCTTTTCCATATCATCATCTCCATTAGCAAAACCAAATCAAATACACTTGACTGTTAGCATAGTGTCATGGCGTACTCCTTTCAAAAGGATGCGGCGGGGTCTCTGCTCTTCATGGCTGGCTGGGCTAAATCCAAATGAAG AAAATCTTATACCATGTTGGGTACACCACGGTTCTTTGCCTCCTCCACATCCATCGACTCCACTTATTCTTATTGGACCAGGAACTGGATGTGCACCATTCTGTGCATTTGTTGCGGAAAGGGCTGCACAGAGTACATCAGAAGCAACAGCACCCATTCTATTCTTCTTTGGCTGTAGAAATCAAGAAAATGATTTTCTATACAAGGACTTCTGGTATGCTCATGCCCATGACCAGGGGGTATTGTCCTCGAAAAATGGCGGTGGTTTCTTTGTTGCCTTTTCTAGAGATCAGCCTCAAAAAGTCTATGTGCAGCACAGGATAAGGGAGCAGAGTGCAAGAGTGTGGAATTTACTAAAGTCTGGGGCTGCAATATACATTGCAGGCTCGTCTACCAAAATGCCAGCTGATGTTACAGCTGCACTGGAAGAAGTTATCTGTCAAGAAACCGGTTGTTCAGAAGAGGAAGCCTCGATATGGCTCAGGAAACTAGAAAGGAACGGCAAATTTCACACTGAGACCTGGTCATAG
- the LOC4324160 gene encoding NADPH-dependent diflavin oxidoreductase 1 isoform X1 codes for MAATPAADSRLLVIYASETGNAMDAAERVGRQAERGGCPAVDVLPMDSFDPSCLPSERFVVFVVSTTGQGDPPDSMKGFWRYLLKKNLGARWLEGVRYAVFGLGDSGYQKYNFAAKKLDKRLLHLGAEPIIQVGLGDDQHPSGYEGALDPWLLSLWESLNQTTPSLLPRMYDIINPDLSVLGDAKVEVIYHSSDEAQQDSNLLDFKNLIQRARSMSPSLQFYNNDKEPHYMLQMVSNRCLTKENSDRDVRHFELENPSSGITYQVGDALEILPSQSPSAVDSFIERCKLDPDCYITVRAKDRVKISKGSLLKDRIKLKTFVALTMDVASASPRRYFFEVMSFFATAEHEKEKLQYFASPEGRDDLYQYNQKEGRTILEVLDDFPSVQMPFEWLVQLTPPLKKRAFSISSSPLAKPNQIHLTVSIVSWRTPFKRMRRGLCSSWLAGLNPNEENLIPCWVHHGSLPPPHPSTPLILIGPGTGCAPFCAFVAERAAQSTSEATAPILFFFGCRNQENDFLYKDFWYAHAHDQGVLSSKNGGGFFVAFSRDQPQKVYVQHRIREQSARVWNLLKSGAAIYIAGSSTKMPADVTAALEEVICQETGCSEEEASIWLRKLERNGKFHTETWS; via the exons ATGGCGGCGACTCCGGCGGCGGACAGCCGCCTCCTCGTCATATACGCCTCGGAGACTGGGAACGCTATGGACGCCGCCGAACGGGTCGGCCGCCAGGCCGAGCGCGGCGGCTGCCCGGCCGTCGACGTCCTCCCCATGGACAGCTTCGACCCC agttgCCTTCCGAGCGAGAGGTTCGTGGTCTTCGTCGTGTCCACCACGGGGCAGGGTGATCCCCCGGATTCCATGAAG GGGTTTTGGAGGTACCTTCTTAAGAAGAATTTGGGTGCTAGGTGGCTTGAAGGGGTCAGATATGCTGTGTTTGGGCTCGGAGATTCAGGCTATCAGAAGTACAAT TTTGCTGCAAAAAAGCTCGATAAAAGGCTTTTACACCTTGGTGCAGAACCAATCATACAGGTAGGCTTGGGAGATGATCAACACCCTTCAGG ATATGAAGGAGCTCTAGATCCCTGGTTGCTGTCTTTGTGGGAATCACTGAATCAAACAACTCCATCGCTGTTACCAAGAATGTATGATATCATTAATCCAGATTTGAGTGTCTTAGGAGATGCAAAAGTCGAAGTCATCTATCACTCTTCTGACGAGGCTCAACAAGATTCTAACCTTTTGG ATTTCAAGAATTTAATTCAGAGAGCGCGCTCAATGTCCCCTTCTCTACAGTTCTATAATAATGACAAAGAACCACATTACATGTTACAGATG GTATCAAATCGGTGTTTGACTAAGGAAAATTCTGACAGAGACGTGCGCCACTTTGAACTGGAAAATCCATCTTCT gGCATCACTTATCAAGTTGGCGACGCGCTAGAAATTCTACCAAGTCAGAGTCCATCAGCTGTTGACTCTTTCATTGAACGCTGTAAATTGGATCCAGATTGTTACATAACG GTTCGAGCCAAGGACAGGGTTAAAATTTCCAAAGGTTCACTTTTGAAAGATCGTATCAAGTTAAAAACCTTTGTTGCTTTGACAATGGATGTCGCATCAGCTTCCCCTCGGCGATATTTCTTTGAG GTCATGAGCTTTTTTGCAACGGCTGAACATGAAAAGGAAAAGCTTCAGTATTTTGCATCTCCGGAAGGAAGAGATGACCTTTATCAGTACAATCAAAAGGAGGGCCGAACTATTCTAGAA GTATTGGATGATTTTCCCTCTGTACAAATGCCTTTTGAATGGTTGGTGCAACTAACGCCTCCATTAAAGAAAAGAGCCTTTTCCATATCATCATCTCCATTAGCAAAACCAAATCAAATACACTTGACTGTTAGCATAGTGTCATGGCGTACTCCTTTCAAAAGGATGCGGCGGGGTCTCTGCTCTTCATGGCTGGCTGGGCTAAATCCAAATGAAG AAAATCTTATACCATGTTGGGTACACCACGGTTCTTTGCCTCCTCCACATCCATCGACTCCACTTATTCTTATTGGACCAGGAACTGGATGTGCACCATTCTGTGCATTTGTTGCGGAAAGGGCTGCACAGAGTACATCAGAAGCAACAGCACCCATTCTATTCTTCTTTGGCTGTAGAAATCAAGAAAATGATTTTCTATACAAGGACTTCTGGTATGCTCATGCCCATGACCAGGGGGTATTGTCCTCGAAAAATGGCGGTGGTTTCTTTGTTGCCTTTTCTAGAGATCAGCCTCAAAAAGTCTATGTGCAGCACAGGATAAGGGAGCAGAGTGCAAGAGTGTGGAATTTACTAAAGTCTGGGGCTGCAATATACATTGCAGGCTCGTCTACCAAAATGCCAGCTGATGTTACAGCTGCACTGGAAGAAGTTATCTGTCAAGAAACCGGTTGTTCAGAAGAGGAAGCCTCGATATGGCTCAGGAAACTAGAAAGGAACGGCAAATTTCACACTGAGACCTGGTCATAG